A single genomic interval of Spirosoma taeanense harbors:
- a CDS encoding DUF1599 domain-containing protein: MSTTETEYRQVIQRCKDLFLKKNQDYGTAWRILRLPSITDQIFIKAQRIRTLQETGVSRVGEGIELEFVGIINYCVMALIQLHFQVEISRSSEHNGQPRMDIPTDELEQLYDAQIGRVMDLLFAKNHDYGEAWRDMRISSMTDIILMKLLRTKQIEDNCGNTLVSEGVEANYMDMINYAVFCLIKSSADRMAV, encoded by the coding sequence ATGTCCACTACGGAAACCGAATATCGGCAGGTCATTCAACGATGCAAGGATTTATTTCTGAAAAAAAACCAGGATTACGGTACGGCCTGGCGAATTCTGCGTTTGCCGAGCATTACCGACCAGATTTTCATCAAAGCGCAGCGAATCCGAACGCTGCAGGAAACCGGCGTTAGTCGCGTTGGCGAAGGAATCGAGCTGGAATTTGTAGGCATCATCAATTACTGCGTTATGGCGCTGATTCAGCTTCATTTTCAGGTTGAAATCAGCCGCAGCAGCGAACACAACGGACAGCCCCGGATGGATATTCCGACCGACGAGCTCGAGCAGCTATACGACGCGCAGATCGGCCGGGTCATGGACTTGCTGTTTGCCAAAAACCACGATTATGGCGAAGCCTGGCGGGACATGCGCATCAGCTCCATGACAGATATAATTCTGATGAAGCTCCTGCGTACGAAACAGATTGAAGATAATTGCGGCAATACGCTGGTGTCGGAAGGCGTTGAGGCCAATTATATGGACATGATCAATTACGCGGTTTTTTGTCTGATAAAAAGTAGTGCGGACCGAATGGCCGTATAA
- the folP gene encoding dihydropteroate synthase has protein sequence MFKSTKKTLNCRGRLVDLTTPAVMGILNATPDSFFAGSRIGLDETVATAETMLTEGATFLDIGGYSTRPGAADISPAEEADRVLPVIEAILDSFPEALISVDTFRASVARQAVETGAAMINDIGGGTLDTAMFETVAQLGVPYVLMHMRGTPQTMQSLATYQNIVTEVIDEMATPLARLRALGAKDIILDPGFGFAKTPAQNFSLLSQLESFRQFDEPLLVGLSRKTTIWKTLNITAEEALNGTTVLNTVALMKGASILRVHDVREAVEAVKLTQNLTFF, from the coding sequence GTGTTCAAAAGTACAAAAAAAACGCTGAACTGCCGGGGACGGCTGGTCGATTTGACCACGCCGGCGGTGATGGGTATTCTGAATGCAACCCCGGATTCCTTCTTTGCCGGAAGCCGAATCGGGCTGGACGAAACGGTGGCTACCGCCGAAACCATGCTGACCGAGGGCGCCACGTTTCTGGACATCGGCGGTTATTCGACCCGGCCCGGCGCAGCCGACATCAGTCCCGCCGAAGAAGCCGACCGGGTGCTGCCCGTCATTGAGGCTATCCTCGACAGCTTTCCCGAAGCACTTATTTCGGTTGATACGTTCCGGGCGTCGGTGGCCCGGCAGGCCGTTGAGACGGGCGCAGCTATGATCAACGATATTGGGGGCGGCACCCTCGACACAGCCATGTTCGAAACGGTGGCTCAACTAGGGGTCCCTTATGTCCTGATGCATATGCGGGGAACACCCCAGACCATGCAGTCGCTGGCTACGTATCAGAATATCGTTACGGAGGTGATCGACGAGATGGCTACGCCACTGGCCCGATTGCGGGCGCTGGGCGCTAAAGACATCATTCTGGACCCCGGTTTTGGGTTCGCCAAGACGCCCGCCCAAAATTTTTCTCTGCTGAGTCAGCTCGAATCGTTCAGGCAGTTTGACGAGCCGCTGCTGGTTGGCCTTTCACGTAAAACCACTATCTGGAAAACCCTGAACATCACCGCTGAAGAAGCGCTCAACGGCACTACGGTCCTGAACACCGTAGCCCTAATGAAAGGCGCTTCAATCCTGCGCGTGCACGACGTACGAGAGGCTGTTGAGGCCGTAAAACTGACCCAAAATCTAACTTTTTTTTAG
- a CDS encoding SGNH/GDSL hydrolase family protein — MTAFQRTLIGLLFIVLLFTITLVRTELFAISATGVWLFKCLVTGQFLLLTVLIGRLAKQPWWFFAGLFILLELGVWAFAYRLAEGQHQHRRGRRFVQEVVDGWDKNLIQYDPELSQYDPALFYTLKPNLQNVVYKSGFEINTPIRTNALGVRDDAASLTNPTIIILGDSFTMGWGVADSICYASRLEQQLGRKVLNAGISSFGTARESMLLKRIQRDSCRVLVVQYCVNDQPENEELALQTFKPSPRERYDAAVRYNTLTADYYPFKYLYAVLRARMQRMTIKTAGLPGPTGRQIARTRRSLSPEESFFYAIRRIRQDYKGPIIITCLNPNGTGPETIQAFQSYLINDPLPGVYLADVSGVLTPTDYFMLDNHINSSGHRKVARQLAEVIRANRLL, encoded by the coding sequence ATGACTGCTTTTCAGCGTACTCTGATTGGTTTACTATTTATTGTCTTATTATTTACCATTACACTCGTTCGCACGGAGCTATTTGCCATTAGCGCAACGGGCGTTTGGCTGTTTAAATGCCTGGTAACCGGGCAGTTCCTGTTGCTTACAGTCTTGATAGGCCGGCTGGCCAAACAGCCCTGGTGGTTTTTCGCCGGATTATTTATTCTACTTGAATTGGGCGTATGGGCCTTTGCGTATCGATTGGCCGAAGGGCAACATCAGCATAGGCGTGGACGCCGTTTCGTTCAGGAGGTCGTGGATGGTTGGGATAAGAACCTGATTCAGTATGATCCGGAGCTTAGTCAGTACGACCCCGCCCTGTTTTATACGCTGAAGCCAAACTTGCAGAATGTAGTCTATAAAAGCGGATTCGAAATAAATACCCCAATCCGGACGAATGCGCTGGGCGTTCGTGACGATGCGGCCTCTTTAACAAACCCTACCATCATTATCCTAGGCGATTCGTTTACGATGGGGTGGGGGGTTGCTGATTCAATTTGCTACGCATCAAGGCTGGAACAGCAACTGGGCCGTAAAGTACTGAATGCCGGTATTTCCTCCTTTGGAACGGCCCGCGAATCCATGTTGCTCAAGCGTATTCAGCGCGATTCCTGCCGGGTGCTGGTTGTTCAGTACTGCGTAAATGACCAGCCCGAGAACGAAGAACTGGCGCTGCAGACGTTTAAACCTTCACCCCGGGAGCGGTATGATGCCGCTGTTCGTTACAATACCCTGACGGCCGACTATTATCCGTTTAAATATTTGTATGCTGTGCTCAGAGCGCGGATGCAGCGAATGACAATCAAAACCGCCGGTTTGCCGGGGCCGACTGGCAGGCAGATAGCTCGAACGAGACGCAGTTTGTCGCCGGAGGAATCGTTTTTCTATGCCATCCGGCGTATTCGCCAGGATTATAAAGGGCCAATTATTATCACCTGCCTGAATCCCAACGGAACGGGCCCCGAAACAATACAGGCCTTTCAGTCTTACCTGATAAATGATCCCTTGCCAGGAGTTTATCTGGCGGATGTCTCGGGTGTTCTGACGCCTACGGATTATTTTATGCTGGACAACCACATCAATTCGTCAGGGCATCGGAAAGTGGCCCGGCAACTGGCGGAGGTGATCCGCGCCAACAGGCTGCTGTAA